A window of the Schistocerca nitens isolate TAMUIC-IGC-003100 chromosome 5, iqSchNite1.1, whole genome shotgun sequence genome harbors these coding sequences:
- the LOC126260658 gene encoding piggyBac transposable element-derived protein 3-like, with protein MAFRRDRYLTNEETEKIINSDAFYNAVSDDQDHIDITVCPPEVDCTTDEEEGPDDVTGTVEVSDVPAAIELHFVASENNEETVCKTSLPSTSQVSRSKVKKRRLTDEKSNWKKTPPVYTMLSQTIEHDISTKRKELKEQLSSLTPKEIFEKLMNENIRVYSERNFEEVKVFVRFLLFAGYHKLPAEKLHWSEDEDVGIPIIKTAMSRNKYQKLKTLLHFQDNDLANENKHNRGFRIRPLLKMINESFKKFGIFEENLSIDKLIVKYYGRSGLKQFIRVTYLKLGTGGPNIGRPMEYPSSQLRVIPDIRFDGIGHMIDKRSTQRR; from the exons atggccttcagacgAGATAGATATCTCACTaacgaagaaacagaaaaaataataaacagtgaCGCATTCTATAATGCGGTGTCAGATGATCAGGACCATATTGATATCACCGTATGTCCTCCTGAAGTAGACTGTACGACCGACGAAGAAGAAGGTCCAGACGATGTTACTGGAACCGTGGAAGTCTCAGATGTGCCAGCGGCTATTGAATTACATTTTGTTGCATCAGAGAATAACGAAGAAACTGTATGTAAAACTTCACTGCCAAGTACATCCCAAGTTTCCAGAAGTAAAGTGAAAAAGAGACGTCTTACTGATGAGAAAAGCAATTGGAAAAAGACACCTCCAGTTTATACAATGCTGTCTCAAACTATTGAGCATGACATCAGCACAAAGAGAAAGGAATTGAAGGAACAACTTTCTTCCTTGACTCCGAAGGAGATTTTTGAAAAACTGATGAACGAAAACATACGAGTTTATAGTGAAAGAAACT TTGAAGAAGTGAAGGTCTTTGTCAGATTTCTTCTTTTTGCTGGCTACCATAAGCTCCCTGCTGAGAAGCTACACTGgtctgaagatgaagatgttggcatacCAATTATAAAGACAGCTATGTCAAGGAATAAAtatcagaagttgaaaacattGCTTCATTTTCAAGATAATGACTTAGCCAATGAAAACAAGCACAATCGCGGATTCAGAATTAGACCCctcttgaaaatgataaatgaatcttttaaaaaatttggaatatttgagGAAAATTTGTCAATTGACAAATTGATAGTCAAATACTATGGACGAAGTGGGCTGAAAcagtttatccgag ttacatacctgaaattgggCACTGGAGGACCGAATATTGGGcgtccaatggaatacccatcaagtcagttgagagtgattccagacatcaggtttgatggaattggtcatatgattgacaaaagaagcacgcaaagaagatga